One Actinoplanes missouriensis 431 DNA segment encodes these proteins:
- a CDS encoding GNAT family N-acetyltransferase: protein MAEIRSLDGLAEQKAAARLYRSVFGYVEPEWGLSPRLLAALRENSGTAIGAFDEDGTLIGFCYGFTAVEAGEIYHYSQAAVVAPGAQGGGIGRRLKQAQAAVARDTGARSMRWTFDPYALRNAHFNLMVLGATGIRFHPDFYDEPDTDRIVVSWDLTGAPPARTGMAESVVTPASDRIAAPDPADRSRLRWRLADHFGAGRRLVAVTRAGDAVTYAFENGEP, encoded by the coding sequence ATGGCAGAGATCCGCAGCCTGGACGGGCTCGCCGAGCAGAAGGCAGCCGCCCGCCTCTACCGCTCCGTCTTCGGATACGTCGAGCCCGAGTGGGGGCTCAGCCCGCGCCTGCTCGCCGCGCTCCGGGAGAACTCCGGGACGGCCATCGGCGCGTTCGACGAGGACGGCACGCTGATCGGTTTCTGCTACGGGTTCACCGCGGTCGAGGCCGGCGAGATCTACCACTACAGCCAGGCGGCGGTGGTCGCGCCGGGCGCGCAGGGCGGCGGCATCGGGCGCCGGCTGAAACAGGCGCAGGCCGCCGTCGCGCGCGACACGGGGGCGCGATCCATGCGGTGGACCTTCGATCCGTACGCGTTGCGCAACGCCCATTTCAACCTGATGGTCCTGGGCGCCACCGGCATCCGGTTCCACCCCGATTTCTATGACGAGCCGGACACCGATCGGATCGTCGTCAGCTGGGATCTCACCGGAGCGCCGCCCGCTCGTACCGGAATGGCGGAAAGCGTGGTGACACCCGCGAGTGACCGGATCGCCGCGCCCGACCCGGCGGATCGCAGCCGGCTGCGGTGGCGATTGGCCGACCATTTCGGGGCCGGCCGCCGGCTCGTGGCGGTGACCCGCGCCGGGGACGCCGTCACCTACGCGTTCGAGAATGGCGAACCGTGA
- a CDS encoding efflux RND transporter periplasmic adaptor subunit, protein MSTVTGQSRSKRRVRWIGAAIVLVAAVAGGITLAVAGEETTTTIKVVTVAVDRGEVTLDVATTGTVEPATTRSLAFATGGTVASVAVRAGNKVEAGDQLAVLDKTDATEDVTGAREKLADAQARLADAGDNAAAATASATACAVATPTAAPVVAAGQPSAPVVAAATTAATPCATRGFPNTGSDQVLSAEQAVNNAVVQLEKAAEALAGTVIKAPIAGTVVSIAGSVGDQVKAGSTFIGLADTYDMQVSADFPEADAGSLAKGQTGTVTLADSDESYDAKVVQVDPVGTSDGTLVRYGVLLAFTDAPSELLVGQSAQVQVRTGEVTAAIRVPSTAVHDVAGESGTVLVRGGEGSVERTVTVGLRGDQYTEITDGLTEGELVVRSW, encoded by the coding sequence ATGAGCACAGTAACGGGGCAAAGCCGGTCCAAACGGCGCGTTCGATGGATCGGCGCGGCGATCGTGCTGGTCGCCGCGGTCGCCGGCGGGATCACGCTGGCCGTGGCGGGGGAGGAGACCACCACGACGATCAAGGTGGTCACCGTGGCGGTGGACCGCGGCGAGGTGACACTCGACGTCGCGACCACCGGGACCGTCGAGCCGGCCACCACCCGGAGCCTGGCGTTCGCGACCGGCGGCACTGTCGCGTCGGTCGCCGTGCGGGCCGGGAACAAGGTCGAGGCGGGGGACCAGCTCGCCGTCCTGGACAAGACCGACGCCACCGAGGACGTGACCGGCGCGCGGGAGAAGCTCGCCGACGCGCAGGCGCGGCTCGCGGACGCCGGCGACAACGCGGCGGCCGCCACCGCGAGCGCGACCGCGTGCGCCGTTGCCACTCCCACCGCCGCGCCGGTGGTCGCGGCCGGTCAGCCGTCGGCGCCCGTCGTGGCGGCCGCCACCACGGCGGCCACCCCCTGCGCCACCCGCGGGTTCCCGAACACCGGCAGTGACCAGGTGCTCAGCGCCGAGCAGGCGGTCAACAACGCCGTGGTGCAGCTGGAGAAGGCCGCGGAGGCCCTGGCCGGGACGGTGATCAAGGCGCCGATCGCCGGGACCGTGGTGTCGATCGCCGGCAGCGTGGGCGACCAGGTCAAGGCGGGGTCCACGTTCATCGGGCTGGCCGACACGTACGACATGCAGGTCTCCGCGGACTTCCCGGAGGCGGACGCCGGTTCGCTGGCGAAGGGGCAGACCGGCACGGTGACGCTGGCCGACTCCGACGAGTCCTACGACGCGAAGGTGGTGCAGGTCGATCCGGTCGGCACCTCCGACGGCACGCTGGTCCGCTACGGGGTCCTGCTCGCGTTCACCGACGCGCCGTCCGAGCTGCTGGTCGGGCAGAGCGCCCAGGTCCAGGTACGGACCGGCGAGGTCACCGCCGCGATCCGGGTCCCGTCGACGGCGGTGCACGACGTGGCCGGCGAGTCCGGGACGGTGCTCGTCCGCGGCGGCGAGGGCTCGGTGGAGCGGACCGTGACGGTCGGCCTGCGCGGCGACCAGTACACCGAGATCACCGACGGGCTGACCGAGGGCGAGCTGGTGGTGCGATCGTGGTGA
- a CDS encoding M20/M25/M40 family metallo-hydrolase — protein MTAAALEALHRYTLLESPTGDAPALAALAEVLEADAVRAGLTVTRERDHLLWSLPASGTARGPILLLSHYDTVWPVGTLATMPWSIEGDVIRGPGVYDTKAGIAALLAAVTGMTGPHPEIRVIVVADEEVGSPTAGDLVRSEAGRAAAVLGLEPPHPGGDLKTGRRGSTRARITVTGVEAHAALDPDAGANAIDELIDQLLRVRAGVADRPVLLNTGTIAGGGRTNVVAGEAHADLGLRFADPADEEAVLGLLRGLRPVRAKARVAAELLSHRPTWQPGGSALLDRIRAVATGIGQPLDGRPADGAADTNTTGALGVPTVDGLAPRGGGAHARTEWVSKSGVSERIALLAALLPALAEV, from the coding sequence ATGACAGCTGCCGCTCTTGAAGCGCTGCACCGGTACACACTGCTGGAGTCGCCCACCGGGGACGCGCCGGCACTGGCGGCGCTGGCGGAGGTGCTCGAGGCGGACGCTGTGCGGGCCGGTCTCACGGTGACCCGCGAGCGGGATCATCTGCTCTGGAGCCTGCCTGCCAGCGGGACCGCGCGGGGACCGATTCTGCTGCTCAGCCACTACGACACGGTCTGGCCGGTGGGCACGCTCGCCACGATGCCGTGGTCGATCGAGGGTGACGTGATCCGGGGGCCGGGCGTCTACGACACGAAGGCCGGGATCGCCGCGCTCCTGGCAGCCGTGACCGGGATGACCGGTCCGCACCCGGAGATTCGGGTGATCGTGGTGGCGGACGAGGAGGTCGGCTCGCCCACCGCCGGTGACCTGGTCCGTTCGGAGGCGGGACGGGCCGCGGCGGTGCTCGGGCTGGAGCCGCCGCATCCGGGCGGCGACCTGAAGACCGGGCGCCGGGGCAGCACCCGCGCGCGGATCACGGTGACCGGGGTGGAGGCGCACGCGGCGCTCGACCCGGACGCCGGGGCCAACGCGATCGACGAATTGATCGACCAGCTTCTGCGGGTACGGGCGGGGGTCGCCGACCGGCCGGTGCTGCTCAACACCGGGACGATCGCCGGTGGCGGGCGGACCAACGTGGTGGCCGGCGAGGCGCACGCCGATCTCGGGTTGCGGTTCGCCGACCCGGCGGACGAGGAGGCGGTGCTCGGACTGCTGCGGGGGCTGCGGCCGGTGCGGGCGAAGGCGCGGGTCGCCGCGGAACTGCTGTCGCACCGGCCCACCTGGCAGCCGGGCGGATCGGCGCTGCTGGACCGGATCCGTGCGGTGGCGACCGGAATCGGTCAGCCGCTGGACGGCCGGCCCGCGGACGGGGCGGCGGACACCAACACCACGGGAGCGCTCGGCGTGCCGACCGTGGACGGGCTCGCTCCGCGGGGCGGGGGTGCTCACGCCCGTACCGAATGGGTGTCGAAATCCGGGGTGAGTGAGCGGATCGCCCTGCTCGCCGCCCTCCTGCCGGCCCTCGCGGAGGTTTAA
- a CDS encoding IS481 family transposase: MSHANAALTPRARLRLARLIVDHGWSPARAAERYDVSWRTAAKWAGRYRAEGEAGMHDRSSRPHRQPNRTPAPVVRKILHLRRKRRWGPVPIADEIGLAASTVHAVLLRQRANRLSHLDRATGEPIRRYEHAQPGDLLHVDVKKLGNVPDGGGWRYLGRQQGKKNRATTIGKPRNKHYNPMIGTAFVHTVIDDHSRVAYAEIHDDETAVTATAVLRRATTWFAERGVTTRRVLSDNGSAYKSHLWRDTCAELGITVKKTRPYRPQTNGKIERFHRTLADGWAFAKLYTSEKARRAALPAFLHDYNHHRPHTAIGKLAPITRLNNLAGHHI; the protein is encoded by the coding sequence ATGTCCCACGCTAACGCCGCGCTGACCCCACGAGCGCGATTGCGGCTGGCGCGTCTGATCGTGGACCACGGCTGGTCACCCGCACGAGCAGCCGAACGCTACGACGTGTCCTGGCGCACCGCCGCGAAATGGGCCGGCCGCTACCGCGCTGAAGGCGAAGCCGGCATGCACGACCGCTCGTCACGACCCCACCGACAGCCGAACCGGACCCCGGCACCGGTGGTACGCAAGATTCTGCACCTACGCCGTAAACGACGCTGGGGTCCGGTCCCGATCGCCGATGAGATCGGCCTGGCAGCTTCCACCGTGCACGCCGTCCTGCTCCGCCAGCGAGCGAACCGGCTGTCTCACCTCGACCGTGCCACCGGCGAACCGATCCGCCGCTACGAACACGCCCAGCCCGGCGACCTGCTGCATGTCGACGTCAAGAAACTCGGCAACGTGCCTGATGGAGGCGGCTGGCGCTACCTCGGCCGTCAGCAAGGCAAGAAGAACCGGGCCACCACGATCGGCAAGCCACGCAACAAGCACTACAACCCCATGATCGGCACCGCGTTCGTGCACACCGTCATCGACGACCACTCCCGCGTGGCCTACGCCGAAATCCACGACGACGAAACCGCGGTCACCGCCACCGCAGTCCTACGCCGCGCGACCACCTGGTTCGCCGAACGCGGCGTCACCACCCGGCGAGTGCTGTCGGACAACGGCTCCGCCTACAAATCACACCTCTGGCGAGACACCTGCGCCGAACTGGGCATCACGGTGAAGAAGACGCGCCCTTACCGGCCTCAGACAAACGGCAAGATCGAGCGTTTCCACCGCACCCTGGCCGACGGCTGGGCCTTCGCCAAGCTCTACACCTCGGAGAAAGCCCGCCGCGCCGCACTACCCGCATTCCTGCACGACTACAACCACCACAGACCCCACACCGCCATCGGCAAACTGGCACCCATCACCCGGTTGAACAACCTGGCTGGACATCACATCTAG
- a CDS encoding ABC transporter ATP-binding protein produces MANRPVLDVRSITKVYGDGDTTVRALDDVSLRVGHGEYVAIMGSSGSGKSTLMNILGCLDVPTTGTYLLDGVDVSRLSDSQLALVRNRLIGFVFQAFNLIPRTSAAANVELPLAYSGMRAAERRRRALFSLDLVGLADRAGHEPNQLSGGQQQRVAVARALVTEPALLLADEPTGNLDSHATEEVLAVFDDLNAAGRTIVLITHENEVAARADRLIRLFDGHVVEDARVGRHAA; encoded by the coding sequence ATGGCGAATCGGCCGGTCCTGGACGTCCGCTCGATCACCAAGGTGTACGGCGACGGCGACACCACCGTGCGTGCCCTCGACGACGTGTCGCTGCGGGTGGGACACGGCGAATACGTGGCGATCATGGGCTCGTCCGGCTCCGGGAAGTCCACCCTGATGAACATCCTGGGCTGCCTGGACGTGCCGACGACCGGCACCTACCTGCTGGACGGCGTGGACGTGAGCCGGCTCAGCGACTCCCAGCTGGCCCTGGTCCGGAACCGGCTGATCGGCTTCGTCTTCCAGGCGTTCAACCTGATCCCGCGGACCAGCGCCGCGGCGAACGTGGAGCTGCCGCTCGCGTACTCCGGGATGCGGGCCGCCGAACGCCGCCGCCGCGCGCTCTTCTCCCTCGACCTGGTCGGCCTCGCGGACCGGGCCGGCCACGAGCCCAACCAGCTCTCCGGTGGCCAGCAGCAGCGGGTCGCGGTGGCTCGCGCGCTGGTCACCGAGCCGGCTCTGCTGCTCGCCGATGAGCCGACCGGCAACCTGGACAGCCACGCGACCGAGGAGGTGCTCGCCGTGTTCGACGACCTGAACGCGGCCGGCCGGACGATCGTCCTGATCACCCACGAGAACGAGGTGGCGGCGCGCGCCGACCGGCTGATCAGGCTCTTCGACGGGCACGTCGTGGAGGACGCGCGAGTCGGGCGGCACGCGGCATGA
- a CDS encoding efflux RND transporter periplasmic adaptor subunit has product MNALLALLIVGAAFWGWTLLSDTDSDTEANASGLRTVAVEQGTVTKTVTADGSVESASTATATFATSGTVTGIKVKVGDKVSSGQLLAQVDATDAERSLDLAEANLDAARDALDRAQDAGTDTSSATNEVTQAELSVDEAQAAVAGTKLTAPMAGTVTAVNGTLGGSSSGQSESGSGFVDLADLTRLQVTAAFSEADATELKEGQSATIAWNALQGAETTGQVVAVDPAATTTNSVVTYGVTVSLPHPPSGAKPGQTVAVSVITGNVENVVAVNSAAVTTTGNRHTVTVLGTTNGQETRQVQVGLEGDDTYQIVSGLTAGERVVIPTSATTSTSTTTGRTGGGLGTGGGGLTGGGGGAPPGGR; this is encoded by the coding sequence GTGAACGCCCTGCTGGCGCTGCTCATCGTCGGCGCCGCGTTCTGGGGCTGGACCCTGCTCTCGGACACCGACTCGGACACCGAGGCGAATGCCTCCGGCCTGCGCACCGTCGCCGTCGAGCAGGGCACCGTCACGAAGACCGTGACCGCCGACGGCAGCGTGGAGAGCGCCTCGACGGCCACCGCCACGTTTGCCACCTCGGGCACCGTCACCGGCATCAAGGTGAAGGTCGGTGACAAGGTCAGTTCGGGTCAGCTGCTGGCACAGGTGGACGCCACCGACGCCGAGCGGTCCCTGGACCTGGCCGAGGCCAACCTGGACGCCGCCCGGGACGCGCTGGACCGGGCGCAGGACGCCGGCACCGACACGAGCAGCGCGACGAACGAGGTCACCCAGGCGGAGCTGAGCGTCGACGAGGCGCAGGCCGCTGTCGCGGGCACGAAGCTGACCGCCCCGATGGCCGGCACGGTGACCGCGGTGAACGGCACGCTGGGCGGCTCCAGCAGCGGCCAGTCGGAGAGCGGCAGCGGCTTCGTGGACCTCGCTGACCTGACGAGACTGCAGGTCACCGCCGCGTTCTCGGAGGCCGACGCGACCGAGCTCAAGGAGGGCCAGTCGGCCACGATCGCCTGGAACGCGCTGCAGGGCGCGGAGACCACCGGTCAGGTCGTCGCCGTCGACCCGGCCGCGACGACCACGAACAGCGTGGTCACCTACGGCGTCACGGTCAGCCTGCCCCACCCGCCGTCCGGCGCGAAACCCGGCCAGACCGTCGCGGTCTCGGTGATCACCGGCAACGTCGAGAACGTCGTTGCGGTCAACTCGGCGGCGGTCACCACCACCGGCAACCGGCACACCGTCACGGTGCTCGGCACGACCAACGGGCAGGAGACGCGACAGGTTCAGGTGGGGCTGGAGGGCGATGACACGTACCAGATCGTCTCGGGCCTCACCGCCGGGGAGCGCGTGGTGATCCCGACCTCGGCCACGACGTCCACCTCGACCACCACCGGCCGCACCGGCGGCGGGCTGGGCACCGGCGGTGGCGGACTCACCGGTGGCGGTGGCGGCGCACCGCCGGGCGGGCGCTGA
- a CDS encoding pentapeptide repeat-containing protein, protein MTALVAAIGVTALVVMLRIATGAAADQARLQIEALKYGIGFFAAGGAVAALLLSFRRQLLAERAHELAVKAQAHTETDATERRVTELYTKAVEQLGSADAAVRLGGLYALERVAQNNPDQRQTIVNVLCAYLRMPYALPAAAQPASIGPVADLPLPHRAPPASRDPHQELQVRLTAQRILASHLTPRSGITPKQAGAMTPAADQTFWPGIDLNLTGAHLVGWQMNNSHVGQVSFAGVTFTGDVEFAETTFSGPARFDRAVFTSDAIFHESVFAGDMSFHTANFSGALFGGATFAGAALFDQATFSGDAVFSEATFAGGLGFSAATCVGGTVFRGATFAGGVTFNGTTFADEAWFPEATFTGIVEFRKATFSRQVDLSSARVQPPDGRRDVWPAGWVQRAEELVRHTPTAAG, encoded by the coding sequence ATGACAGCGTTGGTCGCCGCCATTGGAGTCACTGCGTTGGTGGTGATGCTGCGCATCGCTACCGGGGCGGCCGCGGACCAGGCGAGGCTGCAGATCGAGGCATTGAAGTACGGGATCGGATTTTTTGCCGCCGGCGGCGCGGTCGCCGCGTTGCTGCTGTCGTTTCGCCGGCAACTGCTCGCCGAACGCGCTCACGAGCTCGCGGTAAAGGCGCAGGCGCATACCGAGACCGACGCTACGGAACGGCGGGTCACCGAGCTGTACACCAAGGCCGTCGAGCAACTCGGCTCCGCTGACGCTGCCGTGCGCCTGGGCGGTCTATACGCGCTGGAGCGCGTCGCGCAGAACAACCCTGACCAGCGGCAGACCATCGTCAACGTGCTGTGCGCCTACCTACGGATGCCCTACGCTCTGCCGGCCGCAGCGCAGCCGGCGAGCATCGGGCCGGTCGCTGACCTGCCCCTGCCGCACCGCGCACCGCCAGCCAGCCGAGACCCGCACCAAGAACTGCAGGTCCGCCTCACCGCCCAACGGATCCTGGCCAGCCATCTCACCCCGCGATCCGGGATCACGCCAAAGCAGGCCGGAGCGATGACGCCCGCTGCAGACCAGACATTCTGGCCCGGCATCGACCTCAACCTCACCGGAGCGCACCTCGTCGGCTGGCAGATGAACAACAGTCACGTCGGTCAGGTTAGCTTCGCCGGCGTGACCTTCACCGGCGACGTGGAGTTCGCTGAAACGACTTTCAGTGGTCCCGCCAGGTTCGACCGAGCGGTGTTCACCAGTGACGCAATCTTCCACGAGTCGGTGTTCGCGGGCGACATGAGTTTCCATACCGCAAACTTCAGCGGCGCGCTGTTCGGAGGGGCGACCTTCGCTGGCGCCGCATTGTTTGACCAGGCGACTTTCTCCGGCGATGCGGTGTTCAGCGAAGCCACGTTCGCCGGTGGCCTCGGATTCAGCGCGGCGACCTGCGTTGGCGGCACCGTATTCCGCGGAGCAACTTTCGCCGGAGGTGTGACCTTCAACGGGACGACTTTCGCCGACGAGGCGTGGTTCCCCGAGGCGACGTTCACGGGCATCGTGGAGTTCCGCAAGGCGACCTTTTCACGGCAGGTGGACCTGTCGTCTGCCCGAGTGCAGCCGCCGGACGGCCGGCGCGACGTATGGCCGGCGGGCTGGGTCCAGCGGGCCGAAGAGTTGGTCCGCCATACCCCGACCGCTGCCGGATGA
- a CDS encoding VOC family protein, which translates to MTSIHPIVSTPDLPRLRAFYETVLGATQSLRVPDDGPEFYVELRIGGSALGLVQEAGTQVGAPVRIILSAEVADVDALLPAVVAAGGGVPGQANDMPGGSGWRMCSTRTATWSI; encoded by the coding sequence ATGACCTCGATTCACCCCATTGTCAGCACGCCTGACCTGCCCCGGCTGCGGGCCTTCTACGAGACGGTGCTCGGCGCCACGCAGAGTCTCCGGGTGCCGGACGACGGTCCGGAGTTCTACGTCGAGCTGCGGATCGGCGGGAGCGCGCTCGGGCTGGTTCAGGAGGCGGGCACCCAGGTCGGCGCGCCGGTGCGGATCATTCTCAGCGCTGAGGTCGCGGATGTGGACGCGCTGCTTCCCGCGGTCGTGGCGGCTGGGGGCGGTGTGCCGGGGCAGGCGAACGACATGCCGGGGGGCAGCGGGTGGCGCATGTGCTCGACCCGGACGGCAACATGGTCAATCTGA
- a CDS encoding ABC transporter permease, with translation MNFAEIVRFALRGIGANKLRSVLTMLGILIGVAAVILLVAVGNGSAQSISDRIEALGTNTLTVMSTSRGTGGLTPEVAEALDDRVLAPDVASVSPVVSTSATMTYEGAEHEISSFVGTTPGWFTASNFPVESGAAFTADDEAQARRVVVIGQTVAEELFSGVDPVGRQVTVGGALFTITGVLQEKSSSGFQDAGDTAVAPISAVQQVLSGYGALSSILVEARDAGMVDTVQSEITTILNQRAGADTYRIQNASQLLETQTETADTFTTLLGAVAAISLLVGGIGITNIMLVTVTERTREIGIRKALGAPRRVILSQFLIEATLLSVIGGGLGVAAAVIGSRFEIVGVQPVIVPSSVALALGVSVLIGLFFGGLPAARAARLRPIDALRYE, from the coding sequence ATGAACTTCGCGGAGATCGTGCGCTTCGCGCTGCGCGGGATCGGCGCCAACAAGCTGCGCTCGGTCCTCACCATGCTCGGCATCCTGATCGGTGTGGCGGCCGTGATCCTGCTGGTCGCCGTCGGCAACGGCTCCGCGCAGTCGATTTCCGACCGGATCGAGGCGCTCGGCACCAACACGCTCACCGTGATGAGCACCAGTCGCGGGACCGGCGGCCTCACCCCGGAGGTCGCCGAGGCGCTCGATGATCGGGTGCTCGCCCCCGACGTCGCCTCCGTCTCGCCGGTCGTCAGCACCTCGGCCACGATGACCTACGAGGGCGCCGAGCACGAGATCAGCTCGTTCGTCGGGACCACGCCCGGCTGGTTCACCGCCTCGAACTTCCCGGTCGAGTCCGGCGCCGCCTTCACCGCCGACGACGAGGCGCAGGCCCGCCGGGTCGTGGTGATCGGCCAGACCGTCGCCGAGGAGCTGTTCAGCGGCGTCGACCCGGTCGGCAGGCAGGTCACCGTCGGGGGAGCGCTGTTCACGATCACCGGCGTGCTGCAGGAGAAGAGCTCGTCCGGATTCCAGGACGCGGGCGACACCGCGGTCGCGCCGATCAGCGCGGTCCAACAGGTCCTCTCCGGGTACGGGGCACTCAGCTCCATCCTCGTCGAAGCGCGCGACGCCGGCATGGTGGACACCGTCCAGTCCGAGATCACCACGATCCTGAACCAGCGGGCCGGTGCGGACACCTACCGCATCCAGAACGCGTCGCAGCTGCTCGAGACGCAGACCGAGACCGCCGACACGTTCACCACGCTGCTCGGCGCGGTCGCCGCGATCAGCCTGCTCGTGGGCGGCATCGGGATCACGAACATCATGCTGGTGACGGTCACCGAACGTACCCGGGAGATCGGCATCCGCAAGGCACTCGGCGCGCCCCGGCGGGTGATCCTCAGCCAGTTCCTCATCGAGGCCACCCTGCTGAGTGTTATCGGTGGAGGGCTGGGAGTCGCAGCCGCCGTGATCGGCAGCCGCTTCGAGATCGTCGGCGTGCAGCCGGTGATCGTGCCCAGTTCGGTCGCGCTCGCCCTGGGCGTCTCCGTGCTGATCGGACTCTTCTTCGGCGGCCTGCCCGCCGCCCGCGCCGCCCGGCTCCGGCCGATCGACGCCCTGCGCTACGAGTGA
- a CDS encoding MurR/RpiR family transcriptional regulator, whose protein sequence is MTSTPSERFDRNVQRRSAQLLKQRVLDQQRVEFEKALAWAAEQDAIERAAALIVSARRRYLLGHGKSFGYASLLGADLSAGLSGVHVVDGAALRSLDVLSDIRQGDLLVAVSLSRYRRETVDIASAYVRQGGDLVLVTDAEDAPLAPLAKARIVAGADSASYANSPASIVLALHLLATLTIASSKGAGRRLRERDALARELGLYTGE, encoded by the coding sequence GTGACCTCCACTCCCTCCGAGCGTTTCGACCGCAACGTGCAGCGCCGTTCCGCGCAGTTGCTCAAACAGCGGGTGCTCGACCAGCAGCGCGTCGAATTCGAGAAGGCCCTCGCCTGGGCCGCCGAGCAGGACGCCATCGAACGCGCGGCCGCCCTGATCGTCTCCGCCCGGCGTCGCTATCTGCTCGGGCACGGCAAATCCTTCGGGTACGCGTCGCTGCTCGGCGCGGATCTGAGCGCCGGCCTTTCCGGGGTGCACGTGGTCGACGGCGCGGCGTTGCGTTCTCTCGACGTGCTCAGCGACATCCGGCAGGGCGATCTGCTCGTCGCCGTGTCGCTCTCGCGGTACCGCCGGGAGACCGTCGACATCGCGTCCGCCTACGTCCGGCAGGGCGGTGACCTGGTCCTCGTCACCGACGCCGAGGACGCGCCGCTCGCTCCGCTGGCCAAGGCCAGAATCGTTGCCGGCGCCGATTCCGCCTCCTACGCCAATTCGCCGGCGTCGATCGTCCTGGCGCTGCATCTGCTCGCCACCCTGACCATCGCCAGTTCCAAGGGCGCCGGCCGCCGCCTGCGAGAACGCGACGCCCTGGCCCGCGAACTCGGCCTGTACACGGGAGAATGA
- the menC gene encoding o-succinylbenzoate synthase, with product MMRISLRRVRLPLVHEFRTSSHAKRFLDHILVTFETADGAEGWGEIASPSGPFYAAETVDSCWAVSRDFLAPLVLQTKWDHPAELAAAMSRVRGNHFARAGFDVAAWSLFTGRSGIPLSQALGGTRSRAEAGVSLGIESTIDELLAQVSARVAEGYRRIKLKIAPEWDVQPVREVRSAFPGVRVHVDANGAYEITDTPIFEELDALGLLMIEQPFPPRDLLAHVALQRRISTPICLDESVEEVADLATALTLGACRILNIKVSRMGGLTPAVRAHDLARSADVGVWCGGMHEFGIGRAANVALSSLPGFTLPSDVSGSDKYYARDVTTHPIVCTDGYVDVPSSPGLGWEPDLAFIESQTVDRVTVT from the coding sequence ATGATGAGGATTTCGCTGCGCCGGGTGCGGCTGCCGCTGGTCCACGAATTCCGGACCAGTTCGCACGCCAAACGGTTCCTGGACCACATCCTGGTGACGTTCGAAACCGCGGACGGCGCCGAGGGCTGGGGCGAGATCGCCTCACCGAGCGGCCCGTTCTACGCGGCCGAGACGGTCGATTCCTGCTGGGCGGTGTCCCGCGATTTCCTGGCGCCCCTCGTCCTGCAGACGAAATGGGACCACCCCGCGGAGCTGGCCGCCGCGATGAGCCGGGTGCGCGGCAACCATTTCGCCCGGGCCGGTTTCGACGTTGCTGCCTGGTCGCTCTTCACGGGCAGGTCCGGCATCCCGCTTTCCCAGGCCCTCGGGGGTACGCGTTCGCGCGCCGAAGCCGGAGTGTCCCTCGGCATCGAGTCCACCATCGACGAATTGCTCGCCCAGGTGTCGGCGCGGGTCGCCGAGGGCTACCGCCGGATCAAGCTGAAGATCGCCCCGGAATGGGACGTCCAGCCGGTCCGGGAGGTCCGTTCCGCATTCCCCGGCGTGCGGGTGCACGTGGACGCGAACGGCGCCTACGAGATCACCGACACCCCGATCTTCGAGGAACTCGACGCGCTCGGGCTGCTCATGATCGAACAGCCGTTCCCGCCGCGCGACCTGCTCGCCCACGTGGCGCTGCAGCGTCGGATCAGCACCCCGATCTGCCTGGACGAGTCCGTCGAGGAGGTCGCCGACCTGGCGACCGCGCTCACCCTCGGCGCCTGCCGCATCCTCAACATCAAGGTGTCCCGGATGGGCGGGCTCACCCCCGCCGTCCGCGCCCACGACCTGGCCCGCTCGGCGGACGTCGGAGTCTGGTGCGGTGGCATGCACGAGTTCGGCATCGGCCGCGCCGCGAACGTCGCCCTCAGCTCGCTGCCGGGTTTCACGCTGCCGTCCGACGTCTCCGGCTCCGACAAGTACTACGCCCGCGACGTCACCACCCACCCGATCGTCTGCACGGACGGTTACGTCGACGTGCCGTCCTCACCCGGCCTGGGCTGGGAGCCGGACCTGGCGTTCATCGAGTCGCAGACCGTCGACCGGGTGACCGTGACGTAG
- a CDS encoding NUDIX hydrolase, whose protein sequence is MIDKVAWIHLKDGAILSTRSIGKDVYYLPGGKREPGESDIDTLIREINEELDVIIVADSATHAGTFHAQAHGHPDGIMVRMTCYTAEYRGELRPNSEIEEIAWLTYANRHQVSAVDQIIFDQLHQKAKLE, encoded by the coding sequence ATGATCGACAAGGTTGCTTGGATCCATCTGAAGGACGGCGCGATCCTCAGCACTCGCTCCATCGGGAAAGACGTCTACTACCTGCCGGGCGGCAAACGGGAGCCGGGCGAGAGCGACATCGACACTCTTATTCGCGAGATAAACGAAGAACTCGATGTCATTATTGTCGCCGACAGTGCCACGCATGCCGGCACTTTTCACGCGCAGGCGCATGGGCATCCTGACGGAATAATGGTGCGCATGACCTGCTACACAGCCGAATATCGAGGAGAGTTGAGGCCGAACAGCGAGATCGAGGAGATCGCCTGGCTTACTTACGCCAACCGGCACCAAGTCTCAGCCGTCGATCAAATCATCTTTGATCAGTTACATCAAAAAGCGAAACTCGAGTGA